One segment of Heteronotia binoei isolate CCM8104 ecotype False Entrance Well chromosome 18, APGP_CSIRO_Hbin_v1, whole genome shotgun sequence DNA contains the following:
- the C1QA gene encoding LOW QUALITY PROTEIN: complement C1q subcomponent subunit A (The sequence of the model RefSeq protein was modified relative to this genomic sequence to represent the inferred CDS: deleted 2 bases in 1 codon) yields MASGFRMAACALALILAVAAPASTQESFCQAPNGQDGHPGVPGLNGRAGQKGDIGETGPSGRSVGLRGPKGDPGEPGVPGIPGNKGYRGPDGPQGPPGEEGDQGPKGQVGNVMHQARAAFSASRQTPEPNGNVVVFDNIITNQDNAYSGQRGVFTCKDPGYYYFSFQVVSSGNLCLSLVHQDTKVATFCDDNSDGLPQVNSGSSVLKLAMGDAVWLESNPGTGNKVYEGPDADSVFSGFLLFPSV; encoded by the exons ATGGCGAGCGGGTTCCGGATGGCAGCTTGCGCCTTGGCCCTGATCCTGGCTGTGGCAGCACCT GCGTCAACTCAGGAAAGCTTTTGTCAAGCTCCCAATGGCCAAGATGGACACCCGGGAGTCCCAGGCCTAAACGGGCGGGCAGGACAGAAGGGCGACATTGGAGAAACAG GGCCATCTGGAAGAAGCGTGGGGTTGCGTGGACCCAAAGGTGACCCTGGGGAGCCCGGCGTGCCAGGCATTCCAGGGAACAAAGGCTACCGAGGTCCGGATGGGCCCCAGGGCCCCCCCGGGGAAGAAGGAGACCAGGGGCCAAAGGGCCAAGTCGGCAACGTCATGCACCAAGCCAGAGCCGCCTTCTCAGCCTCTCGGCAGACCCCGGAGCCAAACGGCAATGTCGTGGTCTTTGACAATATCATCACCAATCAGGACAACGCCTACAGCGGCCAGAGGGGGGTGTTCACCTGCAAAGACCCCGGTTACTATTACTTCTCATTCCAGGTGGTTTCCTCGGGCAACCTGTGCCTCAGCTTGGTGCACCAGGACACCAAAGTGGCCACCTTCTGTGACGACAACAGCGACGGCCTCCCACAGGTCAACTCAGGCAGCAGTGTCCTGAAACTGGCCATGGGGGATGCTGTCTGGCTGGAGAGCAACCCTGGAACGGGGAACAAGGTTTATGAGGGCCCCGATGCAGACAGTGTGTTCAGTGGCTTTCTGCTCTTCCCGTCAGTCTGA